A window from Myxococcus fulvus encodes these proteins:
- the grxC gene encoding glutaredoxin 3, with protein sequence MKPVKIYTTNYCGFCVRAKDLLKRKGVDFQELDVTGDDDTRAKLVEMSGGQRTVPQIFIGDTHVGGYSDLAQLDKEGKLDPMLQA encoded by the coding sequence GTGAAGCCCGTGAAGATCTACACCACGAACTACTGTGGCTTTTGCGTCCGCGCGAAGGACCTGCTCAAGCGCAAGGGCGTTGACTTCCAGGAGCTGGACGTCACCGGAGACGACGACACGCGAGCCAAGCTCGTGGAGATGAGCGGCGGCCAGCGCACCGTGCCGCAAATCTTCATCGGCGACACGCACGTCGGCGGCTACTCGGACCTGGCCCAGCTCGACAAGGAAGGCAAGCTGGACCCCATGCTGCAAGCCTGA
- the groL gene encoding chaperonin GroEL (60 kDa chaperone family; promotes refolding of misfolded polypeptides especially under stressful conditions; forms two stacked rings of heptamers to form a barrel-shaped 14mer; ends can be capped by GroES; misfolded proteins enter the barrel where they are refolded when GroES binds) — protein sequence MAKDLLFDVRAREAILRGVNILADAVKVTLGPKGRNVVIEKSFGSPTITKDGVTVAKEIELENKFENMGAQMVKEVASKTSDVAGDGTTTATVLAQAIFREGAKLVAAGHNPMDIKRGIDKAVAVIVGELKKLAKPTKDKKEIAQVGTISANGDATIGQIIADAMEKVGKEGVITVEEAKGLETTLDVVEGMQFDRGYLSPYFVTDPERMEAVLNDALILIHEKKISSMKDLLPILEQVARAGKPLLIIAEEVEGEALATLVVNKIRGVLNVCAVKAPGFGDRRKAILEDIATLTGGRMIAEDLGIKLDTLELKDLGRAKRITVDKDNTTVVDGAGSEQEINARVKQIRAQIEETTSDYDREKLQERLAKLVGGVAVINVGAATETEMKEKKARVEDALNATRAAVEEGVVPGGGVAYIRCLKALEGQTFAEGEKFGVDIIRRAVEEPLRQIVGNGGLEGSVIVNKVKEGTGAFGFNAATGAYEDLLAAGVIDPAKVSRTALQNSASVASLMLTTEAMVAERPKDEKDAPAGAGGMGGMGGMGGMGM from the coding sequence ATGGCGAAGGACCTGCTTTTTGACGTGCGCGCTCGCGAGGCCATCCTCCGTGGCGTCAACATCCTGGCCGACGCGGTCAAGGTGACCCTGGGCCCCAAGGGCCGCAACGTCGTCATCGAGAAGAGCTTCGGCTCGCCCACCATCACCAAGGACGGTGTGACGGTGGCGAAGGAAATCGAACTGGAGAACAAGTTCGAGAACATGGGCGCGCAGATGGTCAAGGAGGTCGCGTCCAAGACCTCCGACGTGGCCGGTGACGGCACCACGACGGCCACCGTGCTGGCGCAGGCCATCTTCCGCGAGGGCGCGAAGCTGGTGGCCGCGGGCCACAACCCGATGGACATCAAGCGCGGCATCGACAAGGCCGTCGCGGTCATCGTGGGCGAGCTGAAGAAGCTGGCCAAGCCGACGAAGGACAAGAAGGAGATCGCCCAGGTCGGCACCATCTCCGCCAACGGCGATGCCACCATCGGCCAGATCATCGCGGACGCGATGGAGAAGGTCGGCAAGGAGGGCGTCATCACGGTGGAGGAGGCCAAGGGCCTGGAGACCACGCTGGACGTGGTCGAGGGCATGCAGTTCGACCGCGGCTACCTCTCCCCGTACTTCGTGACGGACCCGGAGCGGATGGAGGCGGTGCTGAACGACGCGCTCATCCTCATCCACGAGAAGAAGATCTCCTCCATGAAGGACCTGCTGCCCATCCTGGAGCAGGTGGCGCGCGCCGGTAAGCCGCTGCTCATCATCGCCGAGGAGGTCGAGGGTGAGGCGCTGGCCACGCTGGTGGTCAACAAGATCCGCGGCGTGCTGAACGTGTGCGCGGTGAAGGCGCCGGGCTTCGGCGACCGCCGCAAGGCCATCCTCGAGGACATCGCCACCCTGACGGGCGGCCGGATGATCGCCGAGGACCTGGGCATCAAGCTGGACACCCTGGAGCTCAAGGACCTGGGCCGCGCCAAGCGCATCACCGTCGACAAGGACAACACCACCGTCGTCGACGGCGCGGGCAGCGAGCAGGAGATCAACGCGCGCGTGAAGCAGATCCGCGCGCAGATCGAGGAGACCACCAGCGACTACGACCGCGAGAAGCTCCAGGAGCGTCTGGCGAAGCTCGTGGGCGGCGTGGCCGTCATCAACGTCGGCGCGGCCACCGAGACGGAGATGAAGGAGAAGAAGGCCCGCGTGGAGGACGCGCTCAACGCGACCCGCGCGGCCGTCGAGGAGGGCGTGGTCCCCGGCGGTGGCGTGGCCTACATCCGGTGCCTCAAGGCGCTGGAGGGTCAGACGTTCGCCGAGGGTGAGAAGTTCGGCGTGGACATCATCCGCCGCGCCGTCGAGGAGCCCCTGCGCCAGATCGTCGGCAACGGCGGCCTCGAGGGCAGCGTCATCGTCAACAAGGTCAAGGAAGGCACGGGCGCGTTCGGCTTCAACGCCGCGACGGGCGCGTACGAGGACCTGCTGGCCGCGGGCGTCATCGACCCGGCCAAGGTGAGCCGCACGGCGCTGCAGAACTCCGCGTCCGTGGCCTCCCTGATGCTCACCACCGAGGCGATGGTGGCCGAGCGTCCGAAGGACGAGAAGGACGCGCCCGCTGGCGCCGGCGGCATGGGCGGCATGGGCGGCATGGGCGGCATGGGGATGTGA
- the groES gene encoding co-chaperone GroES, which translates to MKIRPLQDRLIVKRVAEENKTKGGLFIPDTAKEKPLEGKVVAVGNGKVQEDGKVRPLDIKAGDTILFSKYAGTEIKLDGEEHLILREEDVLGVIEK; encoded by the coding sequence ATGAAGATTCGTCCCCTGCAGGATCGGCTCATCGTCAAGCGGGTCGCCGAGGAGAACAAGACCAAGGGCGGCCTCTTCATCCCGGACACGGCGAAGGAGAAGCCCCTCGAGGGCAAGGTCGTCGCCGTCGGCAACGGCAAGGTGCAGGAGGACGGCAAGGTGCGTCCCCTGGACATCAAGGCCGGCGACACCATCCTCTTCAGCAAGTACGCCGGGACCGAGATCAAGCTCGACGGCGAGGAGCACCTCATCCTCCGTGAAGAGGATGTGCTCGGCGTCATCGAGAAGTAA
- a CDS encoding NUDIX hydrolase: MPREASAGGIVIRESDGTWEVVVIRPHGRPLWALPKGHVDPGETPEQTASREVHEETGLTAALVAPLGEIRYVYQFRGQRIFKRVHFFLFRYQEGALGPLPGPRVEVDEVRWVPVGQLVPLLGYKGEKAVAARAVRWMRAQGLLPQAPSPAVGPEGKGT, translated from the coding sequence ATGCCACGCGAGGCGTCCGCAGGCGGGATTGTCATCCGGGAGAGTGACGGCACCTGGGAGGTGGTCGTCATCCGTCCGCATGGCCGTCCCCTGTGGGCGCTGCCCAAGGGGCACGTGGACCCGGGCGAGACGCCGGAGCAGACGGCGAGCCGCGAGGTGCACGAGGAGACGGGCCTCACCGCCGCGCTCGTCGCGCCGCTGGGGGAGATTCGCTACGTCTACCAGTTCAGGGGTCAGCGCATCTTCAAGCGCGTCCACTTCTTCCTCTTCCGTTACCAGGAAGGCGCGCTGGGGCCGCTGCCGGGGCCGCGCGTGGAGGTGGACGAGGTGAGATGGGTGCCGGTGGGACAGCTGGTGCCCCTGCTCGGCTACAAGGGCGAGAAGGCCGTGGCCGCGCGCGCCGTGCGGTGGATGCGCGCCCAGGGCCTCTTGCCCCAGGCCCCTTCCCCGGCCGTGGGGCCCGAGGGGAAGGGAACCTAG
- the rpoZ gene encoding DNA-directed RNA polymerase subunit omega, with the protein MARVTVEDCLPLVDNRFALVLLGAKRARQLMAGARPIIESSKNKPPVLSLREVATGRVKFDRDVREALSGKYTADTAK; encoded by the coding sequence ATGGCTCGCGTCACAGTCGAAGACTGCCTCCCCCTCGTCGACAACCGGTTCGCGCTGGTGCTGCTCGGTGCGAAGCGCGCGCGTCAGCTGATGGCCGGCGCCCGCCCCATCATCGAGAGCTCCAAGAACAAGCCCCCCGTGCTGTCCCTGCGCGAGGTGGCCACCGGCCGCGTGAAGTTCGACCGTGACGTGCGCGAGGCGCTGTCCGGCAAGTACACCGCCGACACCGCCAAGTAG
- a CDS encoding DoxX family protein — MKTVLMYVLGLFMVAGGINHFVHPRAYVRMMPPYLPWHGPLVFWSGVAEVLLGVGLLIPATRVVSAWGLIALFIAVFPANLQMAREPERFRKIPKAVLWARLPLQGVLILWAWWYT, encoded by the coding sequence GTGAAGACCGTCCTGATGTACGTGCTGGGCCTCTTCATGGTGGCCGGCGGCATCAACCACTTCGTCCATCCGCGCGCCTACGTGCGGATGATGCCGCCGTACCTGCCCTGGCACGGCCCGCTCGTCTTCTGGAGCGGGGTGGCGGAGGTGCTGCTGGGAGTGGGCCTGCTCATCCCCGCCACCCGGGTGGTGTCGGCCTGGGGGCTCATCGCGTTGTTCATCGCCGTCTTCCCCGCCAACCTCCAGATGGCGAGAGAGCCGGAGCGGTTCCGGAAGATTCCCAAGGCCGTCCTCTGGGCGAGGCTCCCGCTGCAGGGCGTCCTCATCCTCTGGGCCTGGTGGTACACCTGA
- the pgm gene encoding phosphoglucomutase (alpha-D-glucose-1,6-bisphosphate-dependent): protein MAHPLAGKLPPEDLLIAPEKLRARYYAEKPDVGVPEQRVAFGTSGHRGSSARTSFNEAHIVAVTQALCEYRQQQGIDGPLYLGMDTHALSAPAQQTALEVLAANGVQVRFTDGATPTPVISHAILTFNKGRTTGLADGIVITPSHNPPEDGGIKYNPPNGGPADTNVTALIERRANALLGEDNRGIQRTPYARARTAPTVKPHDFITPYVEDLGSVVDMEAIKGAKLKIGADPLGGSNVAYWEPIATRYGLNLTVVNPTVDPTFRFMPVDHDGKIRMDCSSPYAMANLVKLKDQYDLAFGNDADSDRHGIVTRSLGLMNPNHYLAVAIHYLFQNRPGWKAGTAVGKTLVSSGLIDRVAQSLHRRVVEVPVGFKWFVDGLLAGTLGFGGEESAGASFLRRDGTVWTTDKDGMLLDLLAVEILARTDKDPGEHYQDLAARFGTPYYARIDQAATPAQKAVLKKLSPDAVKAQSLAGEPILQRLTRAPGNDADIGGLKVVAENGWFAARPSGTEDVYKIYAESFRDEAHLNAILEEARAIVAQAFAGA, encoded by the coding sequence ATGGCCCATCCTCTCGCCGGAAAGCTCCCGCCCGAAGACCTCCTCATCGCCCCCGAGAAGCTGCGCGCGCGCTACTACGCGGAGAAGCCCGACGTGGGCGTCCCCGAGCAGCGCGTGGCCTTCGGCACCTCGGGACACCGCGGCTCATCGGCTCGCACCAGCTTCAACGAGGCGCACATCGTCGCGGTGACGCAGGCGCTCTGCGAGTACCGCCAGCAGCAGGGCATCGACGGCCCGCTGTACCTGGGCATGGACACCCACGCGCTCTCCGCCCCGGCGCAGCAGACGGCGCTGGAGGTGCTCGCCGCCAACGGAGTGCAGGTGCGCTTCACCGACGGCGCCACGCCCACGCCCGTCATCTCCCACGCCATCCTCACGTTCAACAAGGGACGCACCACGGGGCTCGCCGACGGCATCGTCATCACCCCGTCCCACAACCCGCCCGAGGACGGCGGCATCAAGTACAACCCGCCCAACGGCGGCCCCGCGGACACGAACGTCACCGCGCTCATCGAGCGTCGTGCCAACGCGCTGCTCGGCGAGGACAACCGCGGCATCCAGCGCACGCCGTACGCGCGGGCGCGCACGGCCCCCACCGTGAAGCCGCACGACTTCATCACGCCGTATGTCGAGGACCTGGGCTCCGTCGTCGACATGGAGGCCATCAAGGGCGCGAAGCTGAAGATTGGCGCGGACCCGCTCGGCGGCTCCAACGTGGCGTACTGGGAGCCCATCGCTACGCGCTATGGGCTGAATCTCACGGTGGTGAACCCCACCGTGGACCCGACGTTCCGCTTCATGCCGGTGGACCACGACGGGAAGATCCGCATGGACTGCTCGTCGCCGTACGCCATGGCCAATCTGGTGAAGCTCAAGGACCAGTACGACCTGGCCTTCGGCAACGACGCGGACTCGGACCGGCACGGCATCGTCACGCGCTCGCTCGGGCTGATGAACCCCAACCACTACCTGGCGGTGGCCATCCACTACCTCTTCCAGAACCGCCCCGGCTGGAAGGCCGGCACCGCGGTGGGCAAGACGCTGGTGTCCAGCGGGCTCATCGACCGGGTGGCGCAAAGCCTCCACCGCCGCGTCGTCGAGGTGCCGGTGGGCTTCAAGTGGTTCGTGGACGGCCTCTTGGCGGGCACGCTGGGCTTCGGCGGCGAGGAGAGCGCGGGCGCGTCCTTCCTGCGCCGCGACGGCACGGTGTGGACCACGGACAAGGACGGCATGCTGCTGGACTTGCTCGCGGTGGAGATATTGGCGCGCACGGACAAGGACCCGGGCGAGCACTACCAGGACCTGGCCGCGCGCTTCGGCACGCCGTACTACGCGCGCATCGACCAGGCGGCCACGCCCGCGCAGAAGGCGGTGCTCAAGAAGCTGTCCCCGGACGCGGTGAAGGCGCAGAGCCTGGCCGGCGAGCCCATCCTCCAGCGCCTCACCCGCGCGCCCGGCAACGACGCGGACATCGGAGGACTCAAGGTGGTCGCGGAGAATGGCTGGTTCGCCGCGCGGCCCTCGGGCACCGAGGACGTGTACAAGATCTACGCGGAGAGCTTCCGCGACGAGGCCCACCTGAACGCCATCCTCGAGGAGGCCCGCGCCATCGTCGCCCAGGCCTTCGCGGGAGCGTGA
- a CDS encoding AmpG family muropeptide MFS transporter produces the protein MSEQGGKSGEKRPGTWASLARAMASWRTASVTLLSFSSGLPLGLVWIAIPDWLRSIGVDIRVVGLITLAQAPWSFKFIWSPLMDRYVPPFWGRRRGWMAVAQVALFATTLALAGLGEHPEAAWVVGALAMAVAFASATQDIAIDAYAVEVLRKEEQGVAVGARVALYRAAMFIAGSAAITLAGRVSWKWVVIGLATLYLPMLIITRFAPEPEERLAPPKSLKDAVWYPFVGFLSRHRALEILAFVFLYKLADNLGGTLLRPFLVDMGYSDLHRGVALGTIGLFGTILGTLVGGAWTTVLGLGRALWVFGVIQIVSNIGYVLVARAGAPSVWLMYSAIGFEQVTQGLGTGAFSVLLMRLTQKRFSATQFALLSSLFSIPRVVAGPIAGFLVYSIGWEPFFWFTMVGGIPGLLLLARFVPLGVRDPDFDVQSRPTTRAVSRPMMVGSAALAAVVGMGLGLVTTALLTAVQNLRKAPQAGFDFATPFGALFQPASVTDWVTLASIIVFGLTVGLLTAAVLAARSGAFYLPEQEAPPSPSGAPSP, from the coding sequence ATGAGCGAGCAGGGCGGCAAGAGTGGGGAGAAGCGACCGGGGACGTGGGCCAGCCTGGCTCGGGCCATGGCCTCCTGGCGGACGGCCTCCGTCACCCTGCTCTCGTTCTCCTCGGGTCTGCCGCTGGGCCTGGTGTGGATCGCCATCCCGGACTGGCTGCGCAGCATCGGCGTGGACATCCGCGTGGTGGGCCTCATCACGCTGGCGCAGGCGCCCTGGTCCTTCAAGTTCATCTGGTCGCCGCTGATGGACCGCTACGTGCCGCCCTTCTGGGGACGGCGGCGGGGCTGGATGGCGGTGGCGCAGGTGGCGCTGTTCGCCACCACGCTGGCGCTCGCGGGGCTGGGAGAACATCCCGAGGCCGCGTGGGTGGTGGGCGCGCTGGCCATGGCGGTGGCCTTCGCGTCCGCGACGCAGGACATCGCCATCGACGCGTACGCGGTGGAGGTCTTGCGCAAGGAGGAGCAGGGCGTGGCGGTGGGCGCGCGCGTGGCGCTGTACCGCGCGGCCATGTTCATCGCGGGCTCGGCGGCGATTACCCTCGCGGGCCGCGTGTCGTGGAAGTGGGTGGTCATCGGGCTGGCGACGCTGTACCTGCCCATGCTCATCATCACCCGCTTCGCGCCGGAGCCCGAGGAGCGGCTCGCCCCGCCCAAGTCCCTCAAGGACGCCGTCTGGTATCCGTTCGTGGGCTTCCTGTCGCGGCACCGCGCGCTCGAAATCCTCGCCTTCGTCTTCCTCTACAAGCTGGCCGACAACCTCGGCGGCACACTGCTGCGCCCGTTCCTGGTGGACATGGGCTACAGCGACCTGCACCGCGGCGTGGCGCTCGGGACGATTGGCCTGTTCGGCACCATCCTGGGCACGCTGGTGGGCGGCGCGTGGACGACGGTGCTGGGGCTGGGCCGCGCGCTCTGGGTGTTCGGCGTCATCCAGATTGTGTCGAACATCGGCTACGTGCTCGTGGCCCGGGCGGGCGCGCCCAGCGTATGGCTGATGTACAGCGCCATCGGCTTCGAGCAGGTGACGCAAGGGCTGGGCACGGGCGCGTTCTCCGTGCTGCTGATGCGGCTGACGCAGAAGCGCTTCTCCGCCACGCAGTTCGCGCTGCTCTCCAGCCTGTTCTCCATTCCGCGCGTGGTGGCGGGGCCCATCGCCGGCTTCCTCGTGTACTCCATCGGCTGGGAGCCCTTCTTCTGGTTCACCATGGTGGGCGGCATCCCCGGCCTGCTCCTGCTCGCGCGCTTCGTGCCGCTGGGCGTGAGGGACCCGGACTTCGACGTGCAGAGCCGCCCCACCACGCGCGCCGTGAGCCGTCCGATGATGGTGGGCAGCGCGGCGCTCGCGGCCGTGGTGGGCATGGGTCTGGGACTGGTGACGACGGCGCTGCTCACCGCGGTGCAGAACCTGCGCAAGGCGCCGCAGGCGGGCTTCGACTTCGCCACGCCCTTCGGCGCGCTGTTCCAGCCGGCGAGTGTCACCGACTGGGTGACGCTGGCGAGCATCATCGTCTTCGGGTTGACGGTGGGCCTGCTCACCGCCGCCGTGCTCGCCGCGCGCTCCGGGGCCTTCTACCTGCCCGAGCAGGAGGCGCCGCCCTCCCCCTCCGGCGCGCCCAGCCCGTAG
- a CDS encoding caspase family protein, whose translation MSPPLFPFGRALGLVLALTVASAAHADSLRRFALIAGNDEGGDETRPLRFARDDARKMHELLARLGGVAPGDAKLLLNETSKDFLAALTALEARAKAAQERGERTALLVYYSGHAKDGTLRLGNTRLGFDDLKRRLSNAPADIRIAILDSCRSGAMTRTKGARRAPAFEIESGASRDARGLVILTSSAADEDSQESDALGGSYFSHHLASGLLGDADRSGDGRVTLFEAYSHAYARTVADTAASSGGAQHPTFSYDLAGNGDLVLTDLRAGGDGLVVPQVAPAGMYYFVDPAGLVVAELDKTDGVERRVALAPGTYRVKRRLSDRLRIGEVQVSRGQPVVLEESRLRDAPFSDDPVKGVSLDGGAWWTLGLSGAVQSYFDAPTRQSLFLSVGMLGAEAQLHDYFRRDWVWGVDVAVGRKQALLDLPTLSGPAYRYSVTSLGTTLASEWPQGRVTPFVGARMAYLVMRRDFEEAAYPDQKFAMFSPGLVAGLRWQPLRRLHVTGRARLHYLLYTVDEQRSLGFWELGALLTYRP comes from the coding sequence ATGAGCCCACCCCTCTTCCCATTCGGGCGGGCCCTGGGCCTGGTGCTCGCGCTCACCGTGGCCTCGGCGGCGCACGCGGACAGCCTGCGTCGCTTCGCGCTGATTGCCGGCAACGACGAGGGCGGCGACGAGACGCGGCCCCTGCGCTTCGCCCGCGACGACGCGCGCAAGATGCACGAGCTGCTGGCGCGGCTGGGCGGCGTGGCGCCCGGCGACGCGAAGCTGCTGCTCAACGAGACGTCGAAGGACTTCCTCGCGGCGCTCACGGCGCTGGAGGCGCGGGCGAAGGCGGCCCAGGAGAGGGGCGAGCGCACGGCGCTGCTCGTCTACTACTCCGGCCACGCGAAGGACGGCACGCTGCGGCTGGGCAACACGCGCCTGGGCTTCGACGACTTGAAGCGCCGGCTGTCGAACGCGCCCGCGGACATCCGCATCGCGATTCTCGACTCGTGCCGCTCCGGGGCGATGACGCGCACCAAGGGCGCGCGGCGGGCCCCGGCCTTCGAAATCGAGTCCGGAGCGTCACGCGACGCGCGGGGCCTGGTCATCCTCACCTCGAGCGCGGCGGACGAGGACTCGCAGGAGTCGGACGCGCTGGGCGGCAGCTACTTCTCCCACCACCTGGCGAGCGGCCTGTTGGGCGACGCGGACCGCAGCGGCGATGGACGGGTGACGCTGTTCGAGGCGTACTCGCATGCGTACGCGCGCACGGTGGCGGACACCGCGGCGAGCAGCGGCGGCGCGCAGCACCCCACGTTCAGCTACGACCTGGCGGGCAACGGCGACCTGGTGCTCACGGACCTGCGCGCGGGTGGCGACGGGCTGGTGGTGCCGCAGGTGGCGCCTGCCGGCATGTACTACTTCGTGGACCCGGCTGGGCTGGTGGTGGCGGAGCTGGACAAGACGGACGGCGTGGAGCGCCGCGTGGCCCTGGCGCCCGGCACGTACCGCGTGAAGCGAAGGCTCTCCGACAGGCTGCGCATCGGCGAGGTGCAGGTGTCGCGCGGACAGCCCGTGGTGCTGGAGGAGTCGCGCCTGAGGGACGCGCCCTTCTCCGATGACCCGGTGAAGGGTGTGAGCCTGGACGGTGGCGCGTGGTGGACGCTGGGCCTGTCCGGCGCGGTGCAGTCCTACTTCGACGCGCCCACGCGCCAGTCGCTGTTCCTCTCGGTGGGGATGTTGGGCGCGGAGGCGCAGCTGCACGACTACTTCCGACGCGACTGGGTGTGGGGCGTGGACGTGGCGGTGGGGCGCAAGCAGGCGCTGCTGGACCTGCCCACGTTGAGTGGGCCTGCGTACCGGTACTCGGTGACGAGCCTGGGCACGACGCTCGCGTCCGAGTGGCCCCAGGGACGCGTCACCCCGTTCGTCGGCGCGCGCATGGCGTACCTCGTGATGCGGCGCGACTTCGAGGAGGCCGCGTATCCGGACCAGAAGTTCGCGATGTTCTCGCCGGGGCTCGTCGCGGGGTTGCGCTGGCAGCCCTTGCGACGCCTGCACGTGACGGGGCGTGCCCGGCTCCACTACCTGCTCTACACCGTGGACGAGCAACGCTCCCTGGGCTTCTGGGAGCTGGGCGCGCTCCTCACCTACCGGCCATGA
- a CDS encoding ACP synthase, with protein MSAHESEWTLRRLRAGELASPEAHRVRAHAAGCLTCGAVLKGLEENQASFEAELPFERFEAGVERALERQQRQQATRPPPRRWVPATVALAASLLVVVLAKPLLEEGPEWNRRKGGGDVAELRIGGGSGPQREARPDRPEALEPGERVMLGYKAGAHRYMAAVSVDAIGEVTALHPESGASVAVEPGAEVHWLEGSWEFTGSGAERVVLVLGDEPFAVESLVEATRRAFSAAGGEVERMAPLDVKGTQTHWVLLKP; from the coding sequence ATGAGCGCGCACGAGTCGGAGTGGACACTGCGACGCCTGAGGGCCGGCGAGCTGGCCTCCCCCGAGGCCCACCGCGTCCGGGCCCACGCGGCCGGCTGCCTCACCTGCGGCGCCGTGCTGAAGGGGCTCGAGGAGAACCAGGCGAGCTTCGAGGCGGAGCTCCCCTTCGAGCGCTTCGAGGCGGGTGTCGAGCGCGCCCTGGAGCGCCAGCAGCGGCAGCAGGCCACGCGCCCTCCTCCTCGGCGCTGGGTGCCCGCGACGGTGGCCCTGGCCGCGTCGCTGCTGGTGGTGGTGCTGGCCAAGCCGCTCCTCGAAGAAGGCCCGGAGTGGAACCGGCGCAAGGGTGGCGGCGACGTGGCGGAGCTGCGCATCGGCGGCGGCTCGGGCCCGCAGCGCGAGGCACGGCCCGACAGGCCCGAGGCGCTGGAGCCCGGCGAGCGGGTGATGCTGGGCTACAAGGCGGGCGCGCACCGATACATGGCCGCCGTGTCGGTGGATGCCATCGGCGAGGTGACGGCGCTGCATCCGGAGTCCGGCGCCAGCGTGGCGGTGGAGCCCGGCGCGGAGGTGCACTGGCTGGAGGGGAGCTGGGAGTTCACCGGCTCGGGCGCCGAGCGCGTGGTGCTGGTGCTGGGTGACGAGCCCTTCGCGGTGGAGTCGCTGGTGGAGGCGACGCGGCGTGCCTTCTCGGCGGCGGGCGGCGAGGTGGAGCGGATGGCGCCCCTGGATGTGAAGGGCACGCAGACGCACTGGGTGCTGCTCAAGCCATGA